From a region of the Cucumis sativus cultivar 9930 chromosome 6, Cucumber_9930_V3, whole genome shotgun sequence genome:
- the LOC101203656 gene encoding uncharacterized protein LOC101203656 isoform X1 gives MAEKKIIAICQSGGEFETGRDGMLSYHGGDAHAIDVDDKMKFNEFKMEIAEMFNFDVDNVSIKYFLPGNRKTLITLSNDKDLKRMLKFHGDSTTVDIFVIMEEVMAPNISNLPASRSSRTTLSETVVPVDGTPLTVVHGIEDDNIESDIPLDGALDVVDDTNPLVNHIDIAGDITPILPLLGSSDEKNGKGVQQWQNTITGVGQRFSSVHEFRESLRKYAIAHQFAFRYKKNDSHRVTVKCKAEGCPWRIHASRLSTTQLICIKKMNPNHTCEGAVTTTGHQATRSWVASIVKEKLKVFPNYKPKDIVHDIKQEYGIQLNYFQAWRGKEIAKEQLQGSYKEAYNQLPFLCGKIMETNPGSLATCDTKEDSTFHRLFVSFHASLSGFQQGCRPLIFLDSIPLKSKYQGTLLAATAADGDDGFFPVAFSVVDTESDDNWSWFLLQLKSALSTSCSITFVADRQKGLTVSIANIFKGSFHGYCLRYLTEQLIRDLKGQFSHEVKRLIVEDFYAAAYAPKPENFQRCVESIKSISLDAYNWILQSEPQNWANAFFEGARYNHMTSNFGEMFYSWVSEAHELPITQMVDVIRVKIMELIYARRADSDQWLTRLTPSMEEKLEKEGHKAHNLHVLISAGSTFEVRGDSIEVVDVDHWDCTCKGWQLTGLPCSHAIAVLSCLGRSPFDFCSRYFTTESYRLTYSDSVHPVPQVDLPIHKSSLQASVTVTPPPTRRPPGRPTSKRYGSPEVMKRQLQCSRCKGLGHNKSTCKQLLQSV, from the exons ATGGCtgagaagaaaattatagcTATTTGTCAATCAGGCGGTGAATTTGAGACTGGTAGAGATGGTATGCTTTCTTACCATGGAGGAGATGCTCATGCTATTGACGTGGATgataaaatgaagtttaatgAGTTCAAGATGGAAATAGCagaaatgtttaattttgatgtgGACAATGTGTCAATCAAATACTTTCTTCCTGGCAACAGGAAGACTCTCATTACACTCTCCAATGACAAGGATCTAAAGCGTATGTTAAAATTTCATGGAGATTCTACCACTGTCGATATTTTCGTAATCATGGAAGAAGTTATGGCTCCCAACATCTCAAATTTGCCAGCCAGTAG GTCAAGCAGAACGACTTTGTCAGAAACAGTGGTACCAGTTGATGGTACCCCATTGACTGTTGTCCATGGTATTGAGGATGATAATATCGAGTCTGATATCCCACTGGATGGTGCGCTCGATGTTGTGGATGACACAAACCCTTTAGTTAACCACATTGATATAGCAGGTGATATCACACCAATTCTTCCACTTCTTGGTTCAAGTGATGAAAAGAATGGGAAAGGTGTACAGCAGTGGCAGAATACCATTACTGGGGTGGGTCAAAGATTCAGCAGTGTTCATGAGTTTCGGGAATCACTTCGTAAATATGCCATTGCACATCAATTTGCATTCAGgtacaagaaaaatgacagTCATCGGGTGACTGTTAAATGCAAGGCTGAAGGTTGCCCTTGGAGAATTCATGCTTCTAGATTATCGACCACTCAATTAATATGTATTAAGAAGATGAATCCCAACCATACATGTGAAGGAGCAGTTACGACTACAGGCCACCAGGCTACAAGGAGTTGGGTGGCAAGTATCGTTAAGGAGAAGTTAAAAGTTTTCCCAAATTACAAACCAAAAGATATTGTTCATGACATCAAACAGGAATACGGAATACAATTAAACTACTTTCAAGCTTGGCGTGGGAAGGAAATAGCAAAGGAGCAGCTTCAGGGTTCATATAAAGAAGCGTACAATCAGTTACCTTTTTTGTGTGgaaaaataatggaaacaAATCCTGGTAGTCTTGCCACCTGCGACACTAAAGAAGACTCCACTTTTCACCGTCTCTTTGTCTCATTCCATGCTTCTTTAAGTGGTTTCCAACAGGGTTGCCGTCCTCTTATTTTCCTTGACAGCATTCCCTTAAAGTCAAAATATCAAGGAACATTATTGGCTGCTACAGCTGCAGATGGAGATGATGGTTTTTTTCCTGTTGCTTTTTCCGTAGTAGATACAGAGAGTGATGATAATTGGAGCTGGTTTCTTTTACAATTGAAATCAGCGTTGTCAACATCATGTTCTATAACTTTTGTGGCAGATAGACAGAAGGGTTTAACTGTTTCAATTGCTAATATATTCAAGGGCTCATTTCATGGTTATTGCCTAAGATACTTGACGGAACAACTTATTAGAGACTTGAAAGGACAATTTTCTCATGAGGTGAAACGGCTTATAGTTGAGGACTTCTATGCTGCTGCTTATGCACCTAAACCCGAAAATTTTCAGAGATGCGTTGAAAGCATTAAAAGCATATCACTGGATGCTTACAATTGGATCCTTCAAAGCGAACCCCAGAACTGGGCAAATGCATTCTTCGAGGGTGCTAGGTATAACCACATGACATCAAACTTTGGAGAGATGTTCTACAGCTGGGTATCAGAAGCACATGAATTGCCCATCACGCAAATGGTTGATGTGATTAGGGTTAAGATAATGGAATTGATTTATGCACGGAGGGCAGATTCTGACCAATGGTTGACAAGGCTTACCCCATCCATggaggaaaagttggaaaagGAAGGCCATAAGGCTCATAACCTTCATGTGCTAATATCGGCTGGCAGCACATTTGAGGTTCGAGGTGACTCAATTGAAGTTGTTGATGTTGATCACTGGGATTGTACGTGTAAAGGATGGCAGCTTACTGGATTGCCATGTAGTCATGCAATTGCAGTCCTTAGCTGTCTTGGCCGAAGCCCTTTTGATTTTTGCTCTCGATATTTCACAACTGAAAGCTACAGACTAACATATTCAGACTCAGTGCATCCCGTTCCCCAGGTTGACTTACCTATACATAAAAGTTCTCTGCAGGCCTCAGTTACTGTAACTCCTCCTCCTACACGTCGTCCACCCGGTCGACCTACATCAAAGCGATATGGATCCCCGGAGGTGATGAAACGTCAACTTCAATGCAGCAGATGCAAAGGGCTTGGGCACAACAAGTCAACGTGCAAACAATTACTGCAGAGTGTTTGA
- the LOC101203656 gene encoding uncharacterized protein LOC101203656 isoform X2, whose amino-acid sequence MLSYHGGDAHAIDVDDKMKFNEFKMEIAEMFNFDVDNVSIKYFLPGNRKTLITLSNDKDLKRMLKFHGDSTTVDIFVIMEEVMAPNISNLPASRSSRTTLSETVVPVDGTPLTVVHGIEDDNIESDIPLDGALDVVDDTNPLVNHIDIAGDITPILPLLGSSDEKNGKGVQQWQNTITGVGQRFSSVHEFRESLRKYAIAHQFAFRYKKNDSHRVTVKCKAEGCPWRIHASRLSTTQLICIKKMNPNHTCEGAVTTTGHQATRSWVASIVKEKLKVFPNYKPKDIVHDIKQEYGIQLNYFQAWRGKEIAKEQLQGSYKEAYNQLPFLCGKIMETNPGSLATCDTKEDSTFHRLFVSFHASLSGFQQGCRPLIFLDSIPLKSKYQGTLLAATAADGDDGFFPVAFSVVDTESDDNWSWFLLQLKSALSTSCSITFVADRQKGLTVSIANIFKGSFHGYCLRYLTEQLIRDLKGQFSHEVKRLIVEDFYAAAYAPKPENFQRCVESIKSISLDAYNWILQSEPQNWANAFFEGARYNHMTSNFGEMFYSWVSEAHELPITQMVDVIRVKIMELIYARRADSDQWLTRLTPSMEEKLEKEGHKAHNLHVLISAGSTFEVRGDSIEVVDVDHWDCTCKGWQLTGLPCSHAIAVLSCLGRSPFDFCSRYFTTESYRLTYSDSVHPVPQVDLPIHKSSLQASVTVTPPPTRRPPGRPTSKRYGSPEVMKRQLQCSRCKGLGHNKSTCKQLLQSV is encoded by the exons ATGCTTTCTTACCATGGAGGAGATGCTCATGCTATTGACGTGGATgataaaatgaagtttaatgAGTTCAAGATGGAAATAGCagaaatgtttaattttgatgtgGACAATGTGTCAATCAAATACTTTCTTCCTGGCAACAGGAAGACTCTCATTACACTCTCCAATGACAAGGATCTAAAGCGTATGTTAAAATTTCATGGAGATTCTACCACTGTCGATATTTTCGTAATCATGGAAGAAGTTATGGCTCCCAACATCTCAAATTTGCCAGCCAGTAG GTCAAGCAGAACGACTTTGTCAGAAACAGTGGTACCAGTTGATGGTACCCCATTGACTGTTGTCCATGGTATTGAGGATGATAATATCGAGTCTGATATCCCACTGGATGGTGCGCTCGATGTTGTGGATGACACAAACCCTTTAGTTAACCACATTGATATAGCAGGTGATATCACACCAATTCTTCCACTTCTTGGTTCAAGTGATGAAAAGAATGGGAAAGGTGTACAGCAGTGGCAGAATACCATTACTGGGGTGGGTCAAAGATTCAGCAGTGTTCATGAGTTTCGGGAATCACTTCGTAAATATGCCATTGCACATCAATTTGCATTCAGgtacaagaaaaatgacagTCATCGGGTGACTGTTAAATGCAAGGCTGAAGGTTGCCCTTGGAGAATTCATGCTTCTAGATTATCGACCACTCAATTAATATGTATTAAGAAGATGAATCCCAACCATACATGTGAAGGAGCAGTTACGACTACAGGCCACCAGGCTACAAGGAGTTGGGTGGCAAGTATCGTTAAGGAGAAGTTAAAAGTTTTCCCAAATTACAAACCAAAAGATATTGTTCATGACATCAAACAGGAATACGGAATACAATTAAACTACTTTCAAGCTTGGCGTGGGAAGGAAATAGCAAAGGAGCAGCTTCAGGGTTCATATAAAGAAGCGTACAATCAGTTACCTTTTTTGTGTGgaaaaataatggaaacaAATCCTGGTAGTCTTGCCACCTGCGACACTAAAGAAGACTCCACTTTTCACCGTCTCTTTGTCTCATTCCATGCTTCTTTAAGTGGTTTCCAACAGGGTTGCCGTCCTCTTATTTTCCTTGACAGCATTCCCTTAAAGTCAAAATATCAAGGAACATTATTGGCTGCTACAGCTGCAGATGGAGATGATGGTTTTTTTCCTGTTGCTTTTTCCGTAGTAGATACAGAGAGTGATGATAATTGGAGCTGGTTTCTTTTACAATTGAAATCAGCGTTGTCAACATCATGTTCTATAACTTTTGTGGCAGATAGACAGAAGGGTTTAACTGTTTCAATTGCTAATATATTCAAGGGCTCATTTCATGGTTATTGCCTAAGATACTTGACGGAACAACTTATTAGAGACTTGAAAGGACAATTTTCTCATGAGGTGAAACGGCTTATAGTTGAGGACTTCTATGCTGCTGCTTATGCACCTAAACCCGAAAATTTTCAGAGATGCGTTGAAAGCATTAAAAGCATATCACTGGATGCTTACAATTGGATCCTTCAAAGCGAACCCCAGAACTGGGCAAATGCATTCTTCGAGGGTGCTAGGTATAACCACATGACATCAAACTTTGGAGAGATGTTCTACAGCTGGGTATCAGAAGCACATGAATTGCCCATCACGCAAATGGTTGATGTGATTAGGGTTAAGATAATGGAATTGATTTATGCACGGAGGGCAGATTCTGACCAATGGTTGACAAGGCTTACCCCATCCATggaggaaaagttggaaaagGAAGGCCATAAGGCTCATAACCTTCATGTGCTAATATCGGCTGGCAGCACATTTGAGGTTCGAGGTGACTCAATTGAAGTTGTTGATGTTGATCACTGGGATTGTACGTGTAAAGGATGGCAGCTTACTGGATTGCCATGTAGTCATGCAATTGCAGTCCTTAGCTGTCTTGGCCGAAGCCCTTTTGATTTTTGCTCTCGATATTTCACAACTGAAAGCTACAGACTAACATATTCAGACTCAGTGCATCCCGTTCCCCAGGTTGACTTACCTATACATAAAAGTTCTCTGCAGGCCTCAGTTACTGTAACTCCTCCTCCTACACGTCGTCCACCCGGTCGACCTACATCAAAGCGATATGGATCCCCGGAGGTGATGAAACGTCAACTTCAATGCAGCAGATGCAAAGGGCTTGGGCACAACAAGTCAACGTGCAAACAATTACTGCAGAGTGTTTGA
- the LOC105435994 gene encoding AT-hook motif nuclear-localized protein 7 — MELRPPGNFMVRHESSDSDNIGDGEIDEEFRHGELSAEKQISMKKRKGRPRKFNDAVDRRDPQSTPDSQTKPERRRGPRPGLSISQVLATLGCYAWETIGRDFIPQVVLVAPRENIVDRISNFKVPGRRSICIISAYGSVSSVIIHKPNTVASILRFEGIFEILQLSGWFDGRDNKKQMAISFSTSNGQVFGGIIVRSRLIAATPVQIIVGSFIIQN, encoded by the exons ATGGAGCTTCGACCCCCTGGTAACTTCATGGTTAGACATGAATCTTCGGATAGTGATAATATCGGTGATGGAGAAATCGACGAGGAATTTAGACATGGTGAACTGAGCGCCGAGAAGCAAATTTcgatgaaaaagagaaaaggaaggcCGAGGAAATTTAACGACGCCGTCGACCGCCGAGATCCACAGTCCACTCCAGACTCACAAACCAAACCCGAACGCCGTCGTGGCCCCCGCCCTGGTCTCAGTATATCGCAGGTTCTCGCAACGTTAG GTTGTTACGCATGGGAGACAATTGGGAGAGATTTTATCCCTCAGGTCGTTCTCGTTGCACCTAGAGAG AATATTGTGGATAGAATATCAAACTTCAAAGTGCCAGGACGTCGATCAATTTGCATAATTTCTGCTTATGGTTCAGTTTCGTCTGTTATTATCCATAAACCCAATACTGTTGCCTCAATACTTAGATTCGAG GGTATATTTGAGATATTACAACTGTCTGGATGGTTTGATGGAAGAGATAATAAAAAACAGATGGCtatatcattttctacatCCAATGGCCAAGTTTTTGGTGGCATCATCGTCCGTTCACGACTCATAGCAGCAACTCCGGTTCAG ATAATTGTGGGAAGTTTCattatccaaaattaa
- the LOC101216092 gene encoding AT-hook motif nuclear-localized protein 9 isoform X1, with the protein MEPQDRINFTVKHESTDSYNMEDGEQSSIGDRVIDKEDRLGESTGGRTTTMKKRKERSTKNDTIDGKNPSSSADSQTIPNRPPLGHPPGFGKLQVLASLGGYAWDTFSRDFTPHIILVAPGENIVNRISNFSVPRSRTVCIISAVGLVSSIIIHDPNSVASTLKFEGTFEILQLSGWSHEGDDIRLMTISFSKLDGRNQVFGGAVASSLIAATPVQIIMGSFIQKVWEKQIKEERKKKQKSEWS; encoded by the exons ATGGAGCCTCAAGATCGCATAAACTTCACGGTGAAACATGAATCGACGGATAGTTATAACATGGAGGACGGCGAACAAAGCTCGATCGGTGATAGAGTAATCGACAAGGAAGATCGGCTTGGTGAATCGACCGGCGGGAGGACAACTAcgatgaaaaagagaaaagaaaggtcGACAAAAAACGACACCATCGACGGCAAAAATCCATCGTCGTCCGCCGATTCACAGACCATACCTAATCGGCCCCCTCTCGGCCACCCCCCTGGTTTTGGTAAATTGCAGGTTCTCGCATCGTTAG GTGGTTATGCATGGGACACATTCAGCCGGGATTTTACCCCTCACATTATTCTCGTTGCACCGGGAGAG AATATTGTGAATAGAATATCAAACTTCTCGGTCCCACGGAGTCGAACAGTTTGCATAATTTCTGCGGTTGGTTTAGTTTCCTCTATTATTATCCATGATCCTAATTCTGTTGCCTCAACATTGAAATTCGAG GGTACGTTTGAGATATTACAACTGTCAGGATGGTCACATGAAGGAGATGATATAAGATTGATgaccatttcattttctaaacttGACGGCCGCAACCAAGTCTTTGGTGGTGCCGTTGCCTCTTCACTCATAGCAGCCACTCCGGTTCAG ATAATCATGGGAAGTTTCATCCAGAAAGTGTGGGAG aaacaaataaaggaagaaagaaagaaaaagcaaaaatcgGAATGGAGTTGA
- the LOC101216092 gene encoding AT-hook motif nuclear-localized protein 9 isoform X2, translating to MEPQDRINFTVKHESTDSYNMEDGEQSSIGDRVIDKEDRLGESTGGRTTTMKKRKERSTKNDTIDGKNPSSSADSQTIPNRPPLGHPPGFGKLQVLASLGGYAWDTFSRDFTPHIILVAPGENIVNRISNFSVPRSRTVCIISAVGLVSSIIIHDPNSVASTLKFEGTFEILQLSGWSHEGDDIRLMTISFSKLDGRNQVFGGAVASSLIAATPVQIIMGSFIQKVWETKDLI from the exons ATGGAGCCTCAAGATCGCATAAACTTCACGGTGAAACATGAATCGACGGATAGTTATAACATGGAGGACGGCGAACAAAGCTCGATCGGTGATAGAGTAATCGACAAGGAAGATCGGCTTGGTGAATCGACCGGCGGGAGGACAACTAcgatgaaaaagagaaaagaaaggtcGACAAAAAACGACACCATCGACGGCAAAAATCCATCGTCGTCCGCCGATTCACAGACCATACCTAATCGGCCCCCTCTCGGCCACCCCCCTGGTTTTGGTAAATTGCAGGTTCTCGCATCGTTAG GTGGTTATGCATGGGACACATTCAGCCGGGATTTTACCCCTCACATTATTCTCGTTGCACCGGGAGAG AATATTGTGAATAGAATATCAAACTTCTCGGTCCCACGGAGTCGAACAGTTTGCATAATTTCTGCGGTTGGTTTAGTTTCCTCTATTATTATCCATGATCCTAATTCTGTTGCCTCAACATTGAAATTCGAG GGTACGTTTGAGATATTACAACTGTCAGGATGGTCACATGAAGGAGATGATATAAGATTGATgaccatttcattttctaaacttGACGGCCGCAACCAAGTCTTTGGTGGTGCCGTTGCCTCTTCACTCATAGCAGCCACTCCGGTTCAG ATAATCATGGGAAGTTTCATCCAGAAAGTGTGGGAG ACAAAGGATCTAATCTAA